From the Leptotrichia sp. oral taxon 221 genome, one window contains:
- a CDS encoding AbrB/MazE/SpoVT family DNA-binding domain-containing protein yields the protein MLLIKISKWGNGQGIRIPKNVLELLKWKKDDELEMIIEKGNLKIQKVEKEKRKTIKELFANYDGSYEKQEIDWGEPQGKEIW from the coding sequence ATGTTACTTATCAAAATTTCAAAATGGGGAAATGGTCAAGGAATAAGAATTCCCAAAAATGTTTTAGAATTGTTAAAATGGAAAAAAGATGATGAATTGGAGATGATTATTGAAAAGGGAAATTTAAAAATCCAAAAAGTTGAAAAAGAAAAAAGGAAAACAATAAAAGAATTGTTTGCTAATTATGATGGAAGTTACGAAAAACAAGAAATTGATTGGGGAGAGCCACAAGGTAAGGAAATATGGTAA
- the gpmI gene encoding 2,3-bisphosphoglycerate-independent phosphoglycerate mutase, whose product MKKRPVVLIILDGWGMNHHNDEVDGVKLANPINFNKYVKEYPFTELRADGEFVGLPEGQFGNSEVGHTNIGAGRIVYQMLPKISKAIKEGTILENKVLSDVMETTKANGKALHITGLTSDGGVHCHIDHLIGLVDMAKKKGLTEIYIHAIMDGRDTAPESGVEYLAQLQKALDDLGAGKIATIVGRYYAMDRDNNWDRVELAYNALTLGEGNVAATAEEAIKNSYAEGITDEFVKPAKIGSKDNGLIKDGDGVIFANFRPDRARQLTRTFVDPEFTGFTRKVYPKVNFVTMAQYDITFASPVAYPPEEIVNGFGEVVSKAGLTQVRTAETEKYAHVTFFFNGGKEEPYPGEIRLLSDSPKVATYDLQPEMSAYKVKERLIEELNTGKVDTVILNFANPDMVGHTGNVEAVMAACQAVDNCTGQIVNKVLELDGAVLITADHGNADLLVNPETGAPHTAHTVNPVPFILISNDLKDVKLRTDGKLADLTPTMLDLLGIEKPAEMTGETLIVK is encoded by the coding sequence ATGAAAAAAAGACCAGTAGTTTTAATAATTTTAGACGGTTGGGGAATGAACCACCACAATGACGAAGTTGATGGAGTAAAATTGGCTAATCCAATAAATTTTAACAAATACGTTAAAGAATACCCATTCACTGAATTAAGAGCAGACGGAGAGTTTGTAGGATTACCAGAAGGGCAATTTGGGAACTCAGAAGTTGGACATACAAATATTGGTGCTGGAAGAATAGTTTATCAAATGTTACCAAAAATTTCTAAAGCAATTAAAGAAGGAACAATTTTAGAAAATAAAGTATTGTCAGATGTTATGGAAACAACAAAAGCTAATGGAAAAGCATTACATATCACTGGATTGACTTCAGATGGTGGAGTTCACTGCCACATTGACCATTTAATCGGATTAGTTGACATGGCTAAGAAAAAAGGATTAACTGAAATTTACATTCATGCAATTATGGATGGAAGAGACACTGCGCCTGAAAGTGGAGTGGAATACTTAGCACAATTACAAAAAGCATTAGATGATTTAGGTGCTGGTAAAATTGCAACAATAGTTGGAAGATACTACGCAATGGATAGAGATAATAACTGGGATAGAGTAGAATTAGCTTACAATGCATTGACTTTAGGAGAAGGAAATGTAGCAGCTACAGCTGAAGAAGCTATCAAAAATTCTTATGCAGAAGGAATTACAGATGAATTTGTAAAACCAGCAAAAATTGGTTCAAAAGACAATGGATTAATTAAAGATGGAGACGGTGTAATCTTCGCAAACTTTAGACCTGATAGAGCTAGACAATTAACTAGAACATTTGTTGACCCTGAATTTACAGGATTTACAAGAAAAGTTTATCCTAAAGTTAATTTCGTTACAATGGCTCAATATGATATTACATTTGCTTCACCAGTAGCATATCCACCTGAAGAAATCGTAAATGGATTTGGAGAAGTAGTTTCAAAAGCAGGATTAACTCAAGTAAGAACAGCTGAAACTGAAAAATATGCACACGTTACATTCTTCTTCAATGGTGGTAAAGAAGAACCTTATCCAGGAGAAATCAGATTGTTATCTGACTCACCAAAAGTTGCAACTTATGATTTACAACCTGAAATGAGTGCTTATAAAGTAAAAGAAAGATTAATCGAAGAATTAAACACTGGTAAAGTTGACACAGTTATATTAAACTTCGCAAATCCTGACATGGTTGGACATACAGGAAATGTAGAAGCAGTAATGGCAGCTTGTCAAGCAGTAGATAACTGTACAGGACAAATTGTTAACAAAGTATTGGAATTAGATGGAGCAGTATTAATTACAGCAGACCATGGAAATGCTGATTTATTAGTAAATCCTGAAACTGGAGCACCTCATACAGCTCATACTGTAAACCCAGTTCCATTCATCTTAATTTCAAATGACTTGAAAGACGTTAAGTTAAGAACAGACGGTAAATTAGCTGATTTAACACCAACAATGTTAGATTTATTAGGTATTGAAAAACCTGCTGAAATGACTGGAGAAACTTTAATTGTTAAATAA
- the hrcA gene encoding heat-inducible transcriptional repressor HrcA, translating into MNEREQLILKAIIKHYLEFGESVGSRTLEKKYNIGVSSATIRNTMADLEDKGLISKTHTSSGRIPTSEGYRLYVEELIKIRDISQEEKAKVLQAYNKRMNQIDMIFEETSRLLSKISQYAGVVLEPAIKQEGIKKVKLVHINDTTILAVIVMDSYLTKNLSVYLETPLNEEGVENINRFLNEKIREKEVFTLSDLGEFFTNTELFVPEGFQEDKGVDEGKLFFEGGSNLLEGNVSDVMKIIDRVKLFNNPKDLRAVFSQFIQREQYKDGEVNVIFGEDLNIPGLEDFSFVFSVYTLGNAKGVMGVIGPKRMEYSRTVGLVEYVSEEVKQLLEKNNKGEVR; encoded by the coding sequence ATGAATGAAAGAGAACAGTTGATTTTAAAAGCTATAATCAAACATTATCTCGAATTTGGTGAAAGTGTAGGGTCAAGAACTTTAGAGAAAAAGTACAATATCGGAGTTTCTTCAGCTACAATTAGAAATACAATGGCTGATTTGGAAGATAAAGGTTTGATTAGCAAAACACATACATCTTCTGGAAGAATTCCTACAAGTGAAGGTTACAGATTATATGTGGAGGAACTTATTAAAATACGAGATATTTCTCAAGAGGAAAAAGCAAAAGTTTTACAAGCGTATAATAAACGAATGAACCAAATAGATATGATATTTGAAGAGACATCGAGGCTACTGTCGAAAATTAGTCAGTATGCAGGAGTTGTGTTGGAGCCAGCTATAAAGCAGGAAGGAATTAAGAAAGTAAAGTTAGTTCATATTAATGATACGACTATTCTTGCTGTAATAGTTATGGATTCATATTTAACAAAAAACTTGAGTGTGTATCTGGAAACGCCTTTGAATGAAGAAGGGGTTGAAAATATTAATAGGTTTTTGAATGAAAAAATCAGAGAAAAAGAAGTATTTACACTATCTGATTTAGGAGAATTCTTCACAAATACGGAGTTATTCGTACCAGAAGGTTTTCAGGAAGATAAAGGTGTAGATGAAGGGAAATTATTTTTTGAAGGGGGTTCGAATTTATTAGAAGGCAATGTCTCAGATGTGATGAAAATAATTGATCGAGTGAAATTGTTTAATAATCCAAAAGATTTAAGAGCAGTATTTTCACAATTTATTCAAAGAGAGCAATATAAAGATGGTGAAGTGAATGTTATCTTTGGAGAAGATTTGAATATACCTGGCTTGGAAGATTTCTCGTTTGTATTTTCGGTTTACACATTGGGAAATGCTAAAGGTGTTATGGGGGTAATAGGTCCGAAACGGATGGAATATTCTAGAACAGTTGGTTTGGTAGAATATGTTTCAGAGGAAGTGAAACAACTTTTAGAAAAAAATAATAAAGGAGAAGTGAGGTAG
- a CDS encoding GNAT family N-acetyltransferase: MDKDKMLKLEIEKTKEIENIDLMRILQEMTTIHNNNFHNKVNENYFKEIFLSKQYDLYCLFNIRDKSDEKNYEIKKITEKMGKNENISFGYIVFYDTIYSLDLFEIAIDGQYQGKGFGNELLEKSLEMILSDKKYKDRDKEEMKIFLEVNQKNLNAIKLYEKNNFEEISVRKNYYGLNEDALIMVKSLKK, from the coding sequence ATGGATAAAGATAAAATGTTAAAATTAGAAATAGAAAAAACAAAAGAAATTGAAAATATTGATTTAATGAGAATATTACAAGAAATGACAACAATTCACAATAATAATTTTCACAATAAAGTTAATGAAAATTATTTTAAAGAAATCTTTTTAAGTAAGCAGTATGATTTATACTGCTTATTTAATATTAGAGACAAATCAGATGAAAAAAATTATGAAATTAAAAAAATAACTGAAAAAATGGGAAAAAATGAAAATATTTCTTTTGGATATATTGTATTTTATGATACAATATATAGTCTAGATTTATTTGAAATAGCAATTGATGGTCAATATCAAGGAAAAGGATTTGGGAATGAGCTTCTTGAAAAATCTTTAGAAATGATATTATCTGATAAAAAATATAAAGATCGAGACAAAGAAGAAATGAAAATATTTTTAGAAGTAAATCAAAAAAATTTGAATGCAATAAAATTGTATGAAAAAAATAATTTTGAGGAAATTTCGGTTAGAAAGAATTATTATGGATTAAATGAGGATGCTCTTATAATGGTAAAGAGTTTAAAGAAATGA
- the dnaK gene encoding molecular chaperone DnaK produces MSKIIGIDLGTTNSCVAVMEGGNFAIIPNSDGGRTTPSVVNIKDNGEIIVGEIAKRQAITNPDSTVISIKTQMGSDYKVNIHGKDYTPQEISAMILKKLKKDAESYLGETVTEAVITVPAYFTDAQRQATKDAGEIAGLTVKRIINEPTAAALSYGLDKKKEEKVLVFDLGGGTFDVSVLEIGDGVVEVISTSGNNHLGGDNFDQKIIDWLADEFKKETGIDLRNDKMAIQRLKDAAEDAKKKLSTTLETQISLPFITMDASGPKHLEKKLTRAAFDELTKDLVEATKGPVKQALEDANLDPSGIDEILLVGGSTRIPAVQEWVKSFFGKEPNKSINPDEVVAAGAAIQGGVLMGDVKDVLLLDVTPLSLGIETMGGVFTKIIDRNTTVPVKKSQVFSTAADNQPAVSIVVLQGERARAADNHKLGEFNLNDIPPAPRGVPQIEVTFDIDANGIVHVSAKDLGTGKENTVTISGSSNLSKEDIEKMKKDAEANEAEDAKFKELVEARNQADQLVIATEKTIKENESKLQGTEKEDIEKAIEELKKVKDGDDIEAIRKGIEELSKVSQGFATRMYQEAAAAQQGAQGGTEGNADNGSSEDDVQDAEIVD; encoded by the coding sequence ATGAGTAAAATAATAGGAATAGATTTAGGGACAACAAACAGCTGCGTGGCAGTTATGGAAGGTGGAAACTTTGCGATAATACCAAATAGTGACGGAGGAAGAACTACACCTTCAGTAGTAAATATTAAAGATAATGGAGAAATTATAGTTGGGGAAATTGCTAAAAGACAAGCAATTACAAATCCTGATTCAACAGTAATTTCAATTAAAACACAAATGGGATCAGACTATAAAGTAAATATTCATGGAAAAGATTATACACCACAAGAAATTTCAGCAATGATTTTGAAAAAATTGAAAAAAGATGCTGAAAGCTATTTAGGAGAAACTGTAACAGAAGCAGTAATCACTGTACCAGCTTACTTTACTGATGCTCAAAGACAAGCAACTAAAGATGCAGGAGAAATTGCAGGACTTACAGTAAAAAGAATTATTAATGAACCAACAGCAGCAGCATTATCTTATGGATTAGATAAGAAAAAAGAAGAAAAAGTGTTAGTATTTGACTTAGGTGGAGGTACATTTGACGTATCAGTATTGGAAATTGGAGATGGAGTAGTAGAAGTTATTTCAACTTCAGGAAATAACCATTTAGGTGGAGACAACTTTGACCAAAAAATTATCGACTGGTTAGCTGATGAATTTAAAAAAGAAACTGGAATTGATTTAAGAAATGATAAAATGGCAATTCAAAGATTAAAAGATGCAGCAGAAGATGCTAAGAAAAAATTGTCAACTACATTAGAAACACAAATTTCATTACCATTCATCACAATGGATGCAAGTGGACCAAAACATTTGGAAAAGAAATTAACTAGAGCAGCATTTGATGAATTGACAAAAGACTTGGTTGAAGCAACTAAAGGGCCTGTTAAACAAGCGTTAGAAGATGCAAACTTAGATCCAAGTGGAATTGATGAAATCTTATTAGTTGGTGGATCAACAAGAATCCCAGCAGTTCAAGAATGGGTTAAATCATTCTTTGGAAAAGAACCTAATAAATCAATTAACCCTGATGAAGTTGTAGCAGCAGGAGCAGCTATCCAAGGTGGAGTATTAATGGGAGATGTTAAAGATGTATTGTTATTAGATGTAACTCCATTGTCATTAGGAATTGAAACAATGGGTGGAGTATTTACTAAGATCATTGATAGAAATACTACTGTGCCAGTTAAAAAATCACAAGTATTCTCAACAGCAGCAGATAATCAACCAGCAGTATCAATCGTTGTATTGCAAGGGGAAAGAGCCAGAGCGGCTGACAACCATAAATTAGGAGAATTTAACTTGAACGATATCCCACCTGCACCAAGAGGAGTACCTCAAATCGAAGTAACATTTGATATTGATGCAAATGGTATCGTGCATGTATCTGCTAAAGATTTAGGAACAGGAAAAGAAAACACAGTAACAATTTCTGGTTCATCTAATTTGTCTAAAGAAGACATCGAAAAAATGAAAAAAGACGCTGAAGCAAATGAAGCTGAAGATGCTAAATTTAAAGAATTAGTAGAAGCTAGAAACCAAGCTGACCAATTAGTAATTGCAACTGAAAAAACTATAAAAGAAAATGAATCTAAATTGCAAGGAACTGAAAAAGAAGACATCGAAAAAGCAATTGAAGAATTGAAGAAAGTAAAAGATGGAGACGATATCGAAGCAATCAGAAAAGGAATCGAAGAATTGTCGAAAGTATCTCAAGGATTTGCAACTAGAATGTACCAAGAAGCAGCAGCAGCTCAACAAGGAGCACAAGGTGGAACTGAAGGAAATGCAGATAATGGTTCTTCTGAAGATGATGTTCAAGATGCAGAAATTGTTGATTAA
- the grpE gene encoding nucleotide exchange factor GrpE, giving the protein MSEKKNENEEVKDKLNAENEANETKENADSTAKEEVKEENPCEVIAKLEKDLEEWKSSYTRKLAEFQNFTKRKENEVAEMKKYASEGIITKLLDNIDNLERAEQASAETKNFDALVEGVNMILRNLRNLLTEEGVEELEAAEGVKFNPYEHQAMMTENVENLDNDVIVKVFQKGYKLKGKVIRPAMVTVNKK; this is encoded by the coding sequence ATGTCAGAGAAAAAAAATGAAAACGAAGAAGTAAAAGATAAATTAAATGCAGAAAATGAAGCAAATGAAACAAAAGAAAATGCTGATTCTACTGCAAAAGAGGAAGTTAAAGAAGAAAATCCTTGCGAAGTAATCGCAAAACTTGAAAAGGATTTGGAAGAATGGAAGAGTTCTTATACAAGAAAATTAGCTGAATTTCAAAACTTCACAAAAAGAAAAGAAAATGAAGTTGCTGAAATGAAAAAATATGCTTCTGAAGGAATTATTACAAAATTATTAGATAATATTGATAATTTAGAAAGAGCTGAACAAGCTTCTGCTGAAACTAAAAACTTTGACGCATTGGTTGAAGGAGTTAATATGATTTTGAGAAATCTGAGAAATCTTTTGACTGAAGAAGGTGTTGAAGAATTGGAAGCAGCGGAAGGTGTGAAATTTAATCCTTATGAACATCAAGCGATGATGACTGAAAATGTGGAAAATTTAGACAATGATGTTATTGTGAAAGTGTTTCAAAAAGGATATAAATTGAAAGGGAAAGTTATTAGACCAGCGATGGTAACAGTTAATAAAAAGTAA
- the lepB gene encoding signal peptidase I produces MKILLWVIFYLITSIFLLYFFVREKKVIGFIRKKEDDVLKKFPLQSNGKSITLGNILTLVALVVTALFFVLVDKTYDRTIAIKIWGVYGIFILNLVFYVMKKEHEWIFLGNLVMMLLGRLMFNILDPKYYVYLAINVVLSLILVYLFRKPAEEKIDEKTILKEIADAKSEDEYLLDNSISMEDKIEITKVRRSSFGKAVTRISNSLLAVILVGLIQVFYIGNYVIPSGSMEPTILIKDRVFANMIKYRFTAPKIGQIIAFKEPMANTVMYTKRLVGGPGDTLQIVNKRILINDKVEEILNRPYNQEGVLNNNKIYIPKKGDKVKLDKVIAINKMSGYAADNTFVVYTRWDDFANGTEFKNLTGKEFLQLIGTQKGYKDIIGVNDGPYKEDDPKTNTYYTFTLKVEGRNEMVMPIMDFKYDDALFTKLLNGETITLDKDYYMAMGDNTGNSFDSRYFGNVSRSRIKGELLVRWWPLNRIGLL; encoded by the coding sequence ATGAAAATATTATTATGGGTTATTTTTTATCTGATAACTTCGATATTTCTTTTGTATTTCTTTGTGAGAGAGAAAAAAGTAATAGGATTTATTAGAAAAAAAGAAGATGACGTTTTGAAAAAGTTTCCATTGCAAAGTAATGGGAAAAGTATAACATTGGGAAATATTCTGACATTAGTTGCATTGGTTGTTACTGCCTTATTTTTTGTTTTAGTTGATAAAACTTATGATCGAACGATAGCGATAAAAATATGGGGAGTTTACGGAATATTTATTTTAAATTTAGTGTTTTATGTAATGAAGAAAGAGCATGAGTGGATTTTTTTAGGGAACTTAGTTATGATGCTTCTTGGAAGATTGATGTTTAATATTCTAGATCCAAAATATTATGTTTATTTGGCAATAAATGTGGTTTTATCGTTGATATTAGTTTATTTGTTTAGAAAACCAGCTGAAGAGAAAATTGATGAAAAAACGATTTTAAAGGAAATTGCCGATGCGAAAAGTGAAGATGAGTATTTATTAGATAATTCAATTTCGATGGAAGATAAAATTGAGATTACGAAAGTTAGAAGAAGTTCTTTTGGAAAAGCGGTTACGAGAATTAGTAATTCGTTGTTAGCTGTGATTTTGGTAGGATTAATTCAAGTGTTTTATATTGGGAACTATGTTATTCCATCAGGATCTATGGAGCCAACAATTTTGATAAAAGATAGAGTGTTTGCAAATATGATAAAATATAGATTTACAGCACCGAAAATTGGGCAAATTATTGCATTTAAAGAACCAATGGCTAATACTGTGATGTATACGAAAAGATTGGTTGGAGGACCTGGAGACACTTTGCAAATTGTTAATAAAAGAATTTTGATTAATGATAAAGTTGAAGAAATTTTGAATAGACCTTATAATCAAGAAGGAGTATTGAATAATAATAAGATTTATATTCCTAAAAAAGGTGATAAAGTTAAATTAGATAAAGTTATTGCTATTAATAAAATGTCTGGATATGCAGCTGATAATACATTTGTAGTTTATACTAGATGGGATGATTTTGCTAATGGAACTGAATTTAAAAATTTAACAGGGAAAGAGTTTTTGCAATTGATAGGAACGCAAAAAGGGTATAAAGATATAATTGGTGTAAATGACGGTCCTTATAAAGAAGATGATCCAAAAACAAATACGTACTATACTTTTACATTGAAAGTTGAAGGTAGAAATGAAATGGTAATGCCAATTATGGATTTCAAATATGATGATGCGTTATTTACAAAACTTTTAAATGGAGAAACAATTACATTGGATAAAGATTATTATATGGCTATGGGAGATAACACAGGAAATAGTTTTGATTCGAGATATTTTGGTAATGTTTCAAGATCTAGAATTAAAGGTGAATTATTAGTTAGATGGTGGCCATTGAATAGAATAGGATTATTGTAA
- the dnaJ gene encoding molecular chaperone DnaJ: MAKRDYYEVLGVAKNASESDIKKAYRKAAMKYHPDKFANSSDAEKKDAEEKFKEINEAYEILSDAQKKAAYDQYGHAAFENGAGGAGGFGGGFNGFSGNAQGFDFEDLGDIFGSFGSFFGGGGRGRSQGPRVKEGEDLRYNLELTLEEIAKGVEKEIKYKREGKCHTCHGSGAEPGHNMKTCPKCNGSGHIRTQQRSIFGVQVVTQECDECHGTGKIPEKACSTCHGTGLEKETVTRKVRIPSGVETGQRLVVRDGGNAGGNNGIFGDLYIFITVKKHDIFRRDGFDIHCEVPVKMTTAILGGEVEVPTLEGKTKIKIPEGTQSGTIFRLRDKGIKQPSSDRRGSEIIQVKVEVPTNLTEKQKNILKEFDDTLGSKNYKEGKSFKDKIKRFFQKFEG; this comes from the coding sequence ATGGCAAAAAGAGATTATTATGAAGTGCTTGGAGTAGCAAAAAATGCAAGTGAATCAGATATAAAAAAGGCGTATAGAAAAGCGGCGATGAAATATCACCCAGATAAATTTGCTAATTCGTCAGATGCTGAAAAAAAGGATGCGGAAGAAAAATTTAAAGAAATAAATGAGGCTTATGAAATTTTGTCAGATGCACAAAAAAAAGCAGCTTATGATCAATATGGACATGCGGCATTTGAAAATGGTGCTGGTGGAGCTGGTGGCTTCGGTGGAGGCTTTAACGGATTTAGTGGAAATGCACAAGGCTTTGATTTTGAAGATTTGGGAGATATTTTTGGAAGTTTCGGAAGTTTCTTTGGTGGCGGTGGAAGAGGTCGTAGCCAAGGTCCAAGAGTAAAAGAAGGAGAAGACTTGAGATATAATCTTGAGTTAACGCTTGAAGAAATTGCAAAAGGTGTAGAAAAAGAAATTAAATATAAGAGAGAAGGAAAATGTCACACTTGTCACGGTTCGGGAGCTGAGCCAGGTCATAACATGAAAACTTGTCCAAAATGTAATGGTTCTGGACATATTAGAACTCAACAAAGAAGTATTTTTGGAGTGCAAGTTGTAACACAAGAATGTGATGAATGTCATGGAACAGGAAAAATACCAGAAAAAGCTTGTAGTACTTGTCATGGAACAGGTCTTGAAAAAGAAACTGTTACTAGAAAAGTAAGAATTCCTTCAGGAGTTGAAACAGGACAAAGATTAGTTGTCAGAGATGGAGGAAATGCAGGTGGAAACAACGGTATTTTCGGAGATTTATATATATTTATAACAGTTAAAAAACATGATATTTTTAGAAGAGATGGATTCGATATTCACTGTGAAGTGCCAGTTAAGATGACGACGGCTATTTTAGGTGGAGAAGTGGAAGTACCAACTCTTGAAGGAAAAACTAAGATAAAAATACCTGAAGGAACACAATCAGGAACAATATTTAGATTGAGAGATAAAGGAATAAAACAACCTTCTAGTGATAGAAGAGGTTCAGAAATAATACAAGTAAAAGTAGAAGTTCCTACTAATTTGACTGAAAAACAAAAAAATATTTTAAAAGAATTTGATGATACTTTAGGAAGTAAAAATTATAAAGAAGGTAAGTCATTTAAGGATAAAATAAAAAGATTTTTTCAAAAATTTGAAGGATAA
- the nagB gene encoding glucosamine-6-phosphate deaminase, giving the protein MRVIILKNSNETAKWSAYRIAKEMLKFKPTPEKPFVLGLPTGSTPLKTYKELINLYNEGIISFENVITFNMDEYVGLSPDNEQSYHYFMHEHFFKFINIKPENINIPNGMATDLEAECQRYEDKIKSVGGITLFLSGVGEDGHIAFNEPGSSLSSRTRSKELTHDTILANSRFFDHDVEKVPKLALTVGVGTLLDSKEILTIINGYKKSQAAYYGIEGSVTQMWTISALQLHRKALLIVDEDAVSDLKVKTYRYFKDIESKNIDLEKMKEELLTFK; this is encoded by the coding sequence ATGAGAGTTATTATTTTAAAAAATAGCAACGAAACAGCAAAATGGAGCGCTTATCGAATTGCAAAAGAAATGTTAAAATTCAAGCCAACTCCTGAAAAACCTTTTGTTTTAGGTCTACCTACTGGCTCTACACCTTTAAAAACATACAAAGAATTAATCAATTTATATAACGAAGGAATTATTTCATTTGAAAATGTTATTACATTTAATATGGATGAATATGTAGGTTTATCGCCTGATAACGAACAAAGTTATCACTACTTTATGCACGAACATTTTTTCAAATTCATCAATATTAAACCAGAAAATATTAATATTCCAAATGGAATGGCAACTGATTTAGAAGCCGAATGTCAAAGATACGAAGATAAAATAAAATCAGTTGGAGGAATAACTCTGTTTTTAAGCGGAGTTGGAGAAGACGGACACATTGCCTTTAACGAACCAGGATCTTCGCTAAGTTCACGAACTCGTAGTAAAGAACTTACACATGACACAATTTTAGCAAATTCTAGATTTTTTGACCATGATGTTGAAAAAGTTCCAAAATTAGCTTTAACCGTTGGAGTTGGAACACTTTTAGATTCGAAAGAAATTTTGACTATCATTAACGGATACAAAAAATCACAAGCCGCTTATTACGGAATTGAAGGAAGTGTTACTCAAATGTGGACTATTTCTGCATTACAACTACATCGAAAAGCTCTTTTAATCGTTGACGAAGACGCCGTTTCTGATTTAAAAGTAAAAACTTATAGATATTTTAAAGATATTGAATCAAAAAATATTGATTTAGAAAAAATGAAAGAAGAATTATTGACTTTTAAATAA
- a CDS encoding type II toxin-antitoxin system PemK/MazF family toxin, translated as MVKQGDIIKINFNPQKGHEQAGYRPAIVVSNNTFNRVSKLVFVCPITNSIDNFPLHIKLDTRTVTTGIILCEHLRSLDIEARDYKIVEKLPKDILQNVIDIIFSEIDIENN; from the coding sequence ATGGTAAAACAAGGAGATATAATAAAAATAAATTTTAATCCACAAAAGGGACACGAACAAGCAGGATATCGTCCAGCTATTGTTGTGAGTAATAATACTTTTAATAGAGTTTCAAAACTTGTTTTTGTCTGTCCAATTACAAATTCAATAGATAATTTTCCACTTCATATAAAGTTAGATACTCGGACAGTTACTACAGGAATCATCTTATGTGAACATCTTAGATCTTTAGATATAGAGGCTAGAGATTATAAAATTGTTGAAAAATTACCGAAAGATATTTTACAGAATGTTATAGATATAATTTTTTCTGAAATTGATATTGAAAATAATTAG
- the rplS gene encoding 50S ribosomal protein L19 has product MKEKLIELVEKDYLKSDVPHFKAGDTIAVHYKVKEGNKERIQVFEGVVIRVSGGSVAKNFTVRKVSSGIGVERIIPLNSPLIEKIEVKRIGKVRRSRLYYLRNLSGKAARIKEIRK; this is encoded by the coding sequence TTGAAAGAGAAATTAATCGAATTAGTAGAAAAAGATTATTTGAAATCTGATGTACCTCATTTTAAAGCTGGGGACACAATAGCTGTTCACTATAAAGTAAAAGAGGGGAACAAAGAAAGAATACAGGTTTTTGAAGGTGTAGTAATTAGAGTATCTGGTGGAAGTGTTGCAAAAAACTTCACAGTAAGAAAAGTATCTTCAGGAATTGGTGTTGAAAGAATAATACCTTTAAATTCTCCATTAATCGAAAAAATCGAAGTTAAGAGAATTGGTAAAGTAAGAAGATCAAGATTGTATTACTTAAGAAACTTATCAGGAAAAGCTGCTAGAATTAAAGAAATTAGAAAGTAG